In a single window of the Cucumis melo cultivar AY chromosome 11, USDA_Cmelo_AY_1.0, whole genome shotgun sequence genome:
- the LOC103501920 gene encoding LOB domain-containing protein 1-like has product MEGSDSLTITTVSSTPLSQSPSSSSSPAPPPPVILSPCAACKILRRRCAERCVLAPYFPPTEPAKFAIAHRVFGASNIIKFLQELPESQRADAVSSLVYEASARIRDPVYGSAGAICQLQKQVNELQAQLAKAQAEVVNMQCQQANLVAFVCRELAQSHQSFDEFNGSPHNGLLQSINPPSYFDDSNNVNSLWEPLWT; this is encoded by the exons ATGGAAGGAAGTGACTCACTCACAATCACCACCGTTTCTTCAACTCCACTATCCCaatctccttcttcttcttcttctccggcACCACCGCCGCCCGTTATTCTCAGTCCATGTGCGGCCTGTAAGATTTTGCGACGCCGATGTGCCGAGCGATGTGTATTGGCTCCCTATTTCCCTCCCACTGAACCGGCGAAGTTCGCCATCGCTCATCGAGTTTTTGGCGCCAGTAATATCATCAAATTCCTGCAG GAACTGCCTGAATCTCAAAGGGCAGATGCAGTGAGCAGCTTGGTTTATGAAGCAAGTGCAAGGATTAGAGACCCTGTTTATGGGTCAGCAGGGGCCATTTGCCAACTCCAAAAGCAAGTCAATGAGCTTCAAGCCCAACTAGCCAAAGCTCAGGCAGAGGTTGTCAACATGCAATGCCAACAAGCCAATCTTGTGGCCTTTGTTTGCAGGGAATTGGCTCAATCTCATCAATCTTTTGATGAATTCAATGGCAGCCCACATAATGGATTATTACAGAGCATTAATCCTCCAAGTTACTTTGATGATAGCAATAATGTAAACTCGTTGTGGGAACCCCTTTGGACATga
- the LOC103501921 gene encoding E3 ubiquitin-protein ligase RSL1, producing the protein MAAKPSLDSDDEDFGAIASKQLRDFMDVLSMESDLELAYNLQLEEALVASLASSSSSSSIPRPEVQDFERVGIPRIGTLHSRDIEKCDRIFQDWLQTEFDMRRTGGERHRQGQNHGFAREILNIHDDNWRDQSDTSRKPFGEGCSNGVEDREVFKLYFKGLVSEEEIGNEKRVVAGIGVAICNPEDKLVVEVKRRLAGNERSKIVAELKALIAGLNVAMDLKLKRLCFYCDYYPLFQFITGRWPPKQRKVAALLSQLAHLRVRFDSCSHVHVARNDIKYAFKLARDAIGPQVTQTEVPAPKKKLNETCVICLEDCDVSRMFAVDGCSHRYCFSCMKQHVEVKLLQGLVPKCPHDGCKFDLNVDSCAKFLTPKDMATLRQRIKEASIPVSEKVYCPYPRCSALMTKVEVLTYTKDVFSAANQSGVRKCMKCHGLFCINCKVPWHNRITCNDYKRSNNLPTEDVKLKSLASTCLWRQCVKCNHMIELAEGCYHMTCRCGHEFCYKCGAEWKNKKATCSCPLWAENHIWHDDDDDRDSDHDDQYYDDEDEEELYDSEDEYFILFG; encoded by the exons ATGGCAGCCAAACCCTCTCTAGATTCCGACGACGAAGACTTCGGCGCCATAGCTTCCAAGCAGCTTCGTGATTTCATGGACGTCTTGTCGATGGAATCGGACCTCGAGCTTGCCTACAATCTCCAACTTGAAGAAGCTCTCGTTGCATCACTCGCTTCATCCTCTTCCTCCTCTTCAATTCCTCGGCCAGAAGTTCAAGATTTCGAACGCGTTGGTATCCCTAGAATCGGCACACTCCATTCCAGGGACATTGAAAAATGCGATCGGATATTCCAAGACTGGCTGCAAACGGAGTTTGATATGCGCAGGACTGGCGGCGAACGTCACCGTCAGGGTCAAAATCACGGTTTCGCTAGGGAGATTCTAAATATTCACGATGATAATTGGAGAGATCAGAGTGATACTTCGCGTAAACCCTTCGGTGAGGGATGCTCGAATGGCGTTGAGGATCGGGAAGTTTTTAAGCTTTACTTCAAGGGTTTGGTGAGCGAGGAAGAGATTGGTAATGAGAAACGTGTTGTGGCTGGAATCGGTGTTGCAATTTGCAACCCGGAGGATAAATTAGTGGTTGAAGTGAAAAGACGCCTTGCAGGAAACGAAAGGAGTAAAATTGTGGCTGAGCTTAAGGCTTTGATCGCAGGACTGAATGTAGCTATGGATTTGAAATTGAAGCGCCTCTGTTTTTACTGCGATTACTATCCTCTCTTTCAATTT ATCACTGGCAGATGGCCACCCAAGCAGCGCAAGGTTGCTGCTCTACTCAGTCAGTTAGCTCATCTTCGAGTACGTTTTGACTCTTGCTCTCATGTGCATGTGGCTCGAAATGATATCAAATATGCATTCAAATTAGCTAGAGATGCAATAGGTCCTCAGGTCACTCAAACTGAAGTTCCTGCTCCAAAGAAGAAGTTAAATGAAACTTGTGTTATTTGTTTAGAGGATTGTGATGTTAGTAGGATGTTTGCAGTTGATGGCTGCTCGCATCGGTACTGCTTTTCTTGTATGAAACAACATGTGGAAGTGAAATTACTTCAAGGATTGGTGCCCAAGTGTCCTCATGATGGCTGTAAGTTTGATCTGAACGTTGATAGCTGTGCAAAATTCTTAACACCTAAAGATATGGCTACCTTGCGCCAACGTATTAAAGAAGCTTCCATACCTGTCTCGGAGAAAGTTTATTGTCCATATCCAAGATGTTCGGCTCTCATGACGAAAGTTGAGGTCTTGACATACACTAAAGATGTCTTCAGTGCTGCCAACCAATCTGGAGTGCGGAAATGCATGAAGTGTCATGGTCTTTTCTGTATCAACTGTAAGGTTCCTTGGCATAATCGCATTACATGCAACGACTATAAAAGATCAAATAATCTCCCAACGGAAGATGTGAAATTGAAGTCCTTGGCATCAACGTGTCTGTGGCGCCAATGCGTGAAGTGCAATCACATGATTGAACTTGCTGAAGGTTGCTATCATATGACCTGCAG ATGTGGTCATGAGTTTTGCTATAAATGTGGAGCAgaatggaaaaataaaaaggcGACGTGTTCTTGCCCACTTTGGGCAGAGAATCATATTTGGcacgatgatgatgatgatagaGACTCTGATCATGATGATCAATACTACGATGACGAGGACGAAGAAGAGCTTTATGATTCAGAGGatgagtattttattttatttggttag
- the LOC103501923 gene encoding E3 ubiquitin-protein ligase RSL1-like — translation MASGATNIDSDLDDDELAYDLQMEEVIAASLNFLPSTSHSPPPSTSSRPSPFPDDDSENHDAIMLLDDDASVGDDGLEHRLNDLVAEDFINVSDDEWGGYDWMSYRTSMSALKLCNPLFDPDSSRLYFKGLVNEESVRDETVTVVAVFDPRENLMMEVKRPLETVRERGAISPVVAELMALIEGLEAALVFPLKRVSFFCDDRALYRYITGRLRPKLREVERLVDQVGLLRGYFSYCEPFLVEPNDVKYAFSLANGFPAIETGDSRKFVENCKICYEDRELDQMFTIDGCLHRYCFSCMRKHVEVKFLGGSVAKCPHEGCESIVRVESCDKLLPPNVIEIIQQRLKESSIPFSDKVYCPQPRCSALMSKTEVLEYTKEIYKNAKQSGTRKCVKCHQLFCIKCKASWHVNMTCEAYKKSSHNTQTADAKLKILAREKLWRTCARCSHLVELSEGCYHIICRCGYEFCYTCGAEWKNKQPTCSCPIWDEENIINDEL, via the exons ATGGCGTCCGGAGCAACGAACATCGATTCCGACCTAGACGACGATGAACTCGCTTACGACTTGCAAATGGAAGAAGTCATTGCCGCTTCACTCAATTTCCTCCCCTCTACTTCTCACTCTCCTCCACCATCGACTTCATCTCGACCATCCCCATTCCCCGATGATGATTCTGAGAATCACGATGCGATTATGTTATTGGACGATGACGCTTCGGTGGGCGACGACGGGTTGGAACATCGGCTTAATGACCTCGTTGCCGAAGACTTTATCAACGTCTCTGATGACGAGTGGGGAGGCTACGATTGGATGTCATACCGTACGAGTATGTCTGCTCTCAAGTTATGTAATCCTTTGTTTGATCCCGACAGTTCCAGATTGTATTTCAAGGGTTTGGTTAACGAAGAGAGTGTCAGAGATGAAACAGTGACTGTGGTGGCTGTTTTCGATCCGAGAGAGAATTTAATGATGGAAGTGAAGAGGCCATTGGAAACTGTTAGAGAACGCGGGGCTATCAGTCCAGTGGTCGCTGAGCTTATGGCTTTGATCGAAGGGCTTGAAGCGGCTCTTGTTTTTCCCTTGAAAAGAGTTTCCTTCTTCTGCGATGATCGTGCGCTTTACCGATAT ATTACAGGCAGATTAAGGCCAAAACTGAGGGAGGTTGAAAGATTAGTCGACCAAGTGGGTCTTCTACGAGGGTACTTCAGTTATTGTGAGCCCTTTTTGGTGGAACCAAATGATGTGAAATATGCCTTTAGCTTAGCAAATGGCTTCCCTGCTATAGAAACTGGGGACAGTAGGAAGTTTGTGGAAAATTGTAAGATTTGTTATGAAGACAGGGAATTGGATCAAATGTTTACAATCGATGGTTGCCTTCACCGGTACTGTTTTTCTTGCATGAGAAAGCATGTAGAAGTGAAGTTTCTTGGTGGTTCTGTGGCAAAATGTCCTCATGAAGGTTGTGAATCTATAGTGAGAGTTGAGAGTTGTGATAAGCTTCTCCCACCCAATGTAATTGAAATCATACAACAACGGTTAAAGGAATCTTCCATCCCCTTTTCAGATAAAGTTTATTGCCCACAACCCAGATGCTCTGCTTTAATGTCAAAAACTGAAGTTTTGGAGTATACAAAAGAGATTTATAAGAATGCAAAGCAATCTGGCACCAGGAAATGCGTGAAATGCCACCAACTTTTTTGCATCAAATGCAAAGCCTCCTGGCACGTCAATATGACTTGTGAGGCCTACAAGAAGTCAAGCCATAACACTCAAACGGCAGATGCGAAGCTGAAGATTCTAGCCAGAGAGAAGTTATGGCGAACATGTGCAAGATGCAGTCATTTGGTTGAACTTTCAGAAGGATGCTACCACATCATTTGCAG ATGTGGATATGAGTTTTGCTATACGTGTGGAGCTGAATGGAAGAACAAGCAACCAACGTGTTCTTGTCCCATATGGGACGAAGAGAACATCATAAATGATGAACTGTAA
- the LOC103501926 gene encoding uncharacterized protein LOC103501926 has protein sequence MTSAVPPSYTTSHPPGVGASTGEPENFGDQAMEFLKAAGEMALEFGKGCRDIVVQSFGDNESYLVKTFGKGSFIEKRVRGPCEKVFGKLRFFNEYLPEDKDPFHVWMVILSVLVLVLAVLSLSAERDDITISPIKKIYIHPPSARRVMLPDGRFLAYKEQGVSAETARFSMIGPHTFLSSRLAGMPGLKSSLLEEFGIRLLTYDLPGFGESDPHPQRNLESSAMDMSFLADALGVNDRFWVIGYSTGSMHAWAALRYIPHKLAGAAMFAPMVNPYDPSMTKDERRWTWQKWSRKRKFLYFLARRFPTILPLFYRRSFLSGKHDRIDRWLALSLGKRDRALVEDPIYEEFWQRDVEESIRQGIAKPFVEEATLLVSDWGFRLHDLRLQKLRVKSVIHWLKSLVGDVQEEFTGFLGPIHIWQGMDDMVVPPSMTDFVHRILPGAAVHKLPYEGHYTYIYFCDECHRQIFTTLFGTPQGQLNISRSVDQSSFDRDAEDLEVQTIIDSATD, from the exons ATGACTTCCGCAGTGCCGCCCTCTTATACTACTAGTCATCCTCCTGGAGTAGGAGCTTCTACCGGTGAGCCGGAGAATTTTGGAGATCAAGCTATGGAGTTTCTTAAAGCGGCTGGAGAGATGGCTCTGGAGTTCGGGAAAGGGTGTAGGGATATTGTGGTGCAGAGTTTTGGTGATAATGAATCTTATCTTGTGAAGACGTTTGGGAAGGGATCGTTCATTGAGAAAAGAGTGAGAGGACCTTGTGAGAAGGTTTTTGGTAAATTGCGATTCTTCAATGAGTATTTGCCTGAGGATAAGGATCCGTTTCATGTTTGGATGGTTATACTGTCcgttttggttttggttttagCAG TTTTAAGTCTAAGTGCTGAACGGGATGATATTACCATCTCACCGATTAAGAAGATTTATATTCATCCTCCGAGCGCCAGGCGAGTTATGCTTCCAGATGGTAGATTCTTGGCTTACAAGGAGCAAGGTGTATCAGCAGAAACAGCTAGGTTTTCAATGATCGGTCCTCATACTTTCCTATCTTCTCGGCTTGCAG GAATGCCTGGGCTTAAGTCTTCGTTGTTGGAAGAGTTTGGGATTCGCTTGTTGACGTATGATCTCCCGGGGTTTGGTGAAAGTGATCCTCATCCTCAAAGAAACCTTGAATCTTCAGCAATGGATATGTCTTTTTTAGCGGATGCTTTAGGTGTCAACGACAGATTTTGGGTAATAGGGTATTCCACAGGGAGCATGCATGCTTGGGCAGCTCTTAGGTATATTCCTCATAAACTTGCAG GTGCAGCTATGTTTGCTCCAATGGTTAATCCCTATGATCCAAGTATGACAAAGGATGAAAGACGTTGGACATGGCAGAAATGGAGTAGAAAGAGGAAATTTCTGTACTTCTTAGCTCGAAGATTTCCTACTATTCTTCCCCTGTTTTACCGTCGTAGCTTCCTGTCCGGGAAGCATGATCGGATTGATAGGTGGTTGGCATTATCACTAGGAAAAAGG GATAGAGCTTTAGTTGAGGATCCAATCTATGAAGAGTTCTGGCAAAGGGACGTAGAAGAATCTATCAGGCAAGGTATTGCAAAACCTTTTGTGGAGGAAGCTACATTACTGGTATCAGATTGGGGTTTCAGGCTTCACGATCTCAGGTTACAGAAACTTCGAGTAAAATCCGTGATTCATTGGCTCAAATCTTTGGTAGGTGACGTCCAAGAGGAATTCACTGGCTTCCTTGGTCCAATACATATATGGCAG GGGATGGATGATATGGTGGTTCCACCATCGATGACCGATTTCGTTCATCGGATCTTACCAGGAGCTGCAGTCCATAAGCTCCCATATGAAGGCCATTATACATATATCTACTTCTGTGATGAATGCCATAGACAGATATTTACTACCCTCTTTGGAACCCCACAAGGTCAACTGAACATTTCCCGTTCTGTAGATCAATCTTCCTTCGATCGCGACGCAGAAGATCTTGAAGTTCAAACCATCATTGATTCTGCCACAGACTAA